The sequence TGCAAGGGTTGCTCATACAACTGCTTCAGTGATCTGCCGAGTCCCAACCATGATGAGAATGGGATTACGGAATCACGGTAAGCAGGAACTGGAATGTGCTTCATGTAATGTTGATACATTTTCGCCCTCCTGATCAGAGCACCTGCATGATCCCGTTACTACATTAGAAAGACCATTCCTGAGGATCTGCAACAGCTCAGTCCATGTTTCAGGGGTTCCCAGTTAAGAAACACTAGTTTCTTTCCCTGACGAACATTCTAGATCTTAAATTTAATACTTAGTTGCAACCAATACATTGAGGGTTGAGACTTGAGATTTGGTTGTAATTGGGGGAAAAAAAATGTGATAAAACACACCACAGCTATATTTAAAAGCATATTTCTTATTTGCACAAACTCATCCTTGGAAAACTCCAGAAACAAATTTCTTGAATATACTGGCTAACCAGATACAGGTACTAGGTTAGTAAACATGAAGCTACAGCAGTAAACCAACTGAGAGTAAGAACTTGGGGTTAGTTAAGGAAAGCCAATTCAGTGCTATCACaatctggaaaaaaaaagaaaaggggggtgggggtgggacCAACATTTCCAAGAAAATCCAAGCTACTACTGTATGCAAGCATCAGTTTGGGAAACTCAAAACTTCAACTATCCAAATAACTCAAGGATAAGATTACATATAGGAGTCCTAGCTAAAGGTATACAAGATATCATAGACTTCATTCAAATCACATGAAGACTACCATAATCGAAGAGAGCTCTGGTTATGGTGGTTATACATTTCTAAAGTAGGTATTTTTCCCCAATTCTTGGAGCAAAACTTGTTCAGTCTGTTTCAGTTGCACACCAACTTTTGTAAGGCACTAAGGCAAACAGATATAAACTAACCAAGTCTCTCCAACAACTTGCTTTACTAACTTTACATTCAATCTGACACATTCAGACTAGACTGATATGCAACAGACCAACAGTCTTCATAGGTGGTTCGGAAAAGTAGCATTCATGTATCATTGAGGAGATGAAATCTGAAAACTAATCTATTCATAATCAGGTCTTGTATTAGAGCCAATGCACACTACAAAAACTTAAATAATCACAGTAAATCGTCAATCAACCATATTAGTTTATCACCTACCCATGAGTGTAACAAACAAGTACGAAGTGATTCACGAATCAAAAGCTCTCACCTTCTGCCGTTGAAGCAGCTTTGGAGGAATTGGGCAGACCAAAGGCGTTCCAACCATTCCCCTTAGTGGCGTCATCATCAGAATCCGAGCTCATGGAATCATCAGAAGATACATCCTGCGGTTCCTCTTGCAGCGTCCCCCTCTTCGCATCTAATAAACACATGTGATGTAAGCGCCACTCCATTAGAAAACAATCTTCATAGATAGTTAAAAAGTAATCTCGTGTTTATAGATGATCAATATAAATCCTATGGCCTATGTTGCATCAGTGGGAAGGTTAAAGCTGAACAACAGTAACTACCTGACAACAGGTCACTAATGCATAAACCAGCCCACTCATAATTGGGCAATCAATCAGGGCCAAAGCAAAGCacacaaatttcaacaattgcAGTGGACTACAAATCAACCATAACAAGGCTTCAACTTCCCCGCGACCGCGAGAGACACATAAGCAAAGAGATTACTGTGGCTTCAGTCAACAAATACCGGAGAACTCTCACCTTCTGCTGTCGCAGCAGCTGTGGAAACGTTCCCGCCCTTCCCCTCTTGGTCGGAATCCGGGCTCGAAGAACCGGAAGACACGTCCTGGGGCTCCAACGACGGCGCCGCCCTCTTCATATCTGATACCCACATACGCGGTCAGAGCCCCTGCATCCGGAAACCGCTGAGAACGCAGAGGAGCAGAGTGTTGGGCCTCACCTGAAACAGAGAGCAGGAACCTTTCCTGATGGGATGCGGTTGGGGAGGCGGAcgcggagctcgccgtcgcaggtcgccggcgctggagacaGATTCCGAGTAAATCGAAACCCTCGACGGCTTggagatcttttttttttaatgaagTAGAGGCAAGATATAGATTCTAATCATGGGCCGGCCTAGTAGATAAAATTGGGCCCAGTCCATGGAGCCCTCCTGCTCTGTTATCAAAATTGTTCCCTCTGTTTTAAACACAAACAATACAGCACCTCACGTCGTAAATATTAAGAGTTGCAGTGTGAATTTTTCTGAATTCAAGTGTAATTTTCTTAGTAGAGTTGGCAATAGGGCTGCCCATGCTTTGGCCGCCTTGGGTTCCGAGTGCGTCGAAGGGGAAGCGCTAATCACTAGTTCTGTCTCTAGAGACGTCCATGTAATTGTCGCTGACGATTTGTCAGACAAGTAATAAGATTGCcaagtttcaaaaaaatatattaagaGTTGCAGTGTGACTGGCAGTTAAATCATCATACAAATCCAATAACTTTCTTTTGTTCTcaaataatattttttgttCTGAAATAATTTTTTGCATTACTgtaataattaaaaaattattccacaacaaaaaaattattttaaaataaattttcctGAATTACATATGTGGACTAGTTTGTTGGATCGATTTAAACCCAAAATATGAAATCGGAGAGTGGGGGCAGCTTGCTACCATGGATGGCTGTGCACACAGCACCTCTGAATCCACGCACCTGCACACCCTATAGCCGTAAACAACTTCGGCAAATGCTGAGAATTTCAAAGCCACTACGTGCGTCTCGCAACCGTGGCCTACATAAATATAGTCACCAAACACGTTAGGCTTCTTTTAGAAAAATAGGAGTTTATTTGGAAGGACTTTTACTGGCTTCAGCTTTACCTATTTTGTACAAATCGAGATATTATAGTGTGAAATCATTTTGTAAGCCAggtaaaactttttttttttaacttcacCAATTTCGGCTTCACCGGTGAAGCCATTTTAGGAGAGCCTTCCCAAGATCATGCCAAGTTCAAACTCATCATTTCAACAGTCTTCTACCCAAAAAGAAATCCATATCAAACATTCCCTTCAAAATTGTtctatttattaaaaaaacttATTCATTCATCTCATTATTTTTATTTGGGAGACGCGATATCAATCGTTTATTTGTTCCATTtcagttgcagttgcagctaTCCCTCTCGGCCAACATCTTCAGATTTTGGGCACGGCGGCGAGTGACGCCTCCAGCTTTTCCGCCGGGTGCGACAGGTCGACCATGTCGCCCCTCAGGTACATCTCGTACGAGGCGAGGTCGAAGTGGCCGTGGCCGCACATGGCCATCAGGATGATCTTCTCCTCGCCGGTCTTCTTGCACTCCAGCGCCTCCCGGATCGCCGCCGCGATCGCGTGCGTCGGCTCCGGCGCCGGGATGATGCCCTCCGTCCGGGCGAATTGCAACGCCGCTGTTGTTCATCAAGCAGGACGCGAGTGTTATATCCTGGTCTCGTTCATCTTTCTTGTCGAGAAGAAgttcagagcagagcagaggatcCTACCTTGGAAGCATTCGGTCTGCTGTATGGCGATGGCCTCCATGAATCCGAGCTCGTACACGTGCGAGATCAGAGGCGCCATGCCATGGTAGCGAAGCCCACCTGCGAATCGAAATGTGCAACTCATTGTTCAATCAATCAATTCAACAAGAACAAGGTGGAGACGATCAATCTCTTCTCGAGGGAGGCAAGCAAGAAGCGCGTGTGAAATCAACCTGCGTGGATGGGGTCGGGGACGAAGCCGTGGCCGAGCGTGTGCATCTTCATGAGCGGCGTGAGCCCGGCCGTGTCGCCGAAGTCGTAGGCGTAGACGCCCTTGGTGAGCGTGGGGCACGCCGCTGGCTCCACGGCCCGGAACTCCGGGCTCATCCTGCCGGCGAGCTTCTCGCGGATGAAGGGGAACGCGAGCCCGCCGAAGTTGGACCCGCCGCCGGTGCAGCCGATGACGACGTCCGGCGGCGCCTCGCCGAGCGCCGCCAGCTGCTCCAGGCACTCCTCGCCGATGACGGTCTGGTGGAGCAGGACGTGGTTGAGCACGCTGCCCAGGCAGTACTTGGTGTCGGCGCTGGTGgccgccacctccaccgcctccgaGATGGCCATCCCCAGGCTGCCCGGGCTGGACGGGTCCGCCGCCAGGATCGCCctcccggccgccgtcgcctccgatGGCGACGGGTGCACCGTGGCGCCCCACGTCTCCATCATCAGCCGCCGGTACGGCTTCTGGTCGAAGGACGCGCGCACCTGCCACACCTCGCAGTTGAGCCCGAAGAGGCTGCTGGCGAAGGAGAGCGCGCTGCCCCACTGGCCGGCGCCGGTCTCCGTCACCACGCTCctcaccccggcggcggcgttgtaCCACGCCTGCGGCACGGCGGTGTTGGCCTTGTGCGACCCCGCCGGGCTCGTCCCCTCGTACTTGTAGTAGATCTTCGCCGGCGTGCCCAGCAGCTTCTCCAGCCTCTTGGCCCTGATGAGCGGCGTCGGGCGCCAGAGCTCGTAGACGTCGATGACCTCCTCGGGAATATCGACGAACCGCTCCTCGGTGAGCTCCTGCCGGATGAGCTCGTCGGGGAAGAGGGGCGACAGGTCGCTGGGAACTAGAGGCTGGTGCGTCTGCGGgtgcagctgcggcggcggcttcacCGGCAGGTCGGCGACGAGGTTGTACCATTGCTTGGGGATGCTCGCCCTGGCACCCGAGCTCTTCAGACTGGCCCTCGCGGCAAAGCTCGGGCTTCTAGTCCTCCCACCGGCGGCGACCCTGTGCTTGGGCGCGCAGAGCAGTGAAGCTCTCTGCTCCGGCCCTGCTGCAGTGTAGTAGGCGGTATCCATCAGAACTCAGAAGAGGCGGCCTTTGCAATGTGCCAATGACATCAGAAACCAGGAGGATGAACAGAATCTAATTTAATGAACTCTAGTCATCGACTCTGCCTAAATGTGTGACTGCCATAAGATCTAATCATCTGCACATCAGAACTCAGTACTCAGTAGAGGAGGCCTTTGCAATGTACCAATGACAGAAACCAGGAGGATGAACACTAATGAGTAATGAACCCTAGTCATCAATTGGGCCTAAATGTCAAGTGTCATAAGATCTAGAAAATCCTCGTGAGAAGGctcgaaaaatatttttttctgacTCTAATAGCTGAAAAATTATGCTTTTGCAGAAACACAGTATATCCATCTGCACATCCGTTCGTAGCAAAGGGGAAAGAAAAGTAAAATAATCCAGTCCCAAAAAAATTTTCTTTGGCGATAAACTATTCAAGATAGTCGGAAAGAATCGGCGGGGAGGATGAGCTGATGAAGCGGGGGTGGGTGGCAGGG comes from Panicum virgatum strain AP13 chromosome 4K, P.virgatum_v5, whole genome shotgun sequence and encodes:
- the LOC120703974 gene encoding protein RDM1-like isoform X3, encoding MKRAAPSLEPQDVSSGSSSPDSDQEGKGGNVSTAAATAEDAKRGTLQEEPQDVSSDDSMSSDSDDDATKGNGWNAFGLPNSSKAASTAEGALIRRAKMYQHYMKHIPVPAYRDSVIPFSSWLGLGRSLKQLYEQPLHYLTNVLFKRWDQQRIGSDDEHRRLDAIIHPVRAETLIWATEEVYRLITSGQHLASLWASDPMYHAYIDPVFPSIKLD
- the LOC120703976 gene encoding tryptophan synthase beta chain 2-like isoform X2 produces the protein MAAATLRPALPQGPEQRASLLCAPKHRVAAGGRTRSPSFAARASLKSSGARASIPKQWYNLVADLPVKPPPQLHPQTHQPLVPSDLSPLFPDELIRQELTEERFVDIPEEVIDVYELWRPTPLIRAKRLEKLLGTPAKIYYKYEGTSPAGSHKANTAVPQAWYNAAAGVRSVVTETGAGQWGSALSFASSLFGLNCEVWQVRASFDQKPYRRLMMETWGATVHPSPSEATAAGRAILAADPSSPGSLGMAISEAVEVAATSADTKYCLGSVLNHVLLHQTVIGEECLEQLAALGEAPPDVVIGCTGGGSNFGGLAFPFIREKLAGRMSPEFRAVEPAACPTLTKGVYAYDFGDTAGLTPLMKMHTLGHGFVPDPIHAGGLRYHGMAPLISHVYELGFMEAIAIQQTECFQAALQFARTEGIIPAPEPTHAIAAAIREALECKKTGEEKIILMAMCGHGHFDLASYEMYLRGDMVDLSHPAEKLEASLAAVPKI
- the LOC120703976 gene encoding tryptophan synthase beta chain 2-like isoform X1, with the protein product MAAATLRPALPQAGPEQRASLLCAPKHRVAAGGRTRSPSFAARASLKSSGARASIPKQWYNLVADLPVKPPPQLHPQTHQPLVPSDLSPLFPDELIRQELTEERFVDIPEEVIDVYELWRPTPLIRAKRLEKLLGTPAKIYYKYEGTSPAGSHKANTAVPQAWYNAAAGVRSVVTETGAGQWGSALSFASSLFGLNCEVWQVRASFDQKPYRRLMMETWGATVHPSPSEATAAGRAILAADPSSPGSLGMAISEAVEVAATSADTKYCLGSVLNHVLLHQTVIGEECLEQLAALGEAPPDVVIGCTGGGSNFGGLAFPFIREKLAGRMSPEFRAVEPAACPTLTKGVYAYDFGDTAGLTPLMKMHTLGHGFVPDPIHAGGLRYHGMAPLISHVYELGFMEAIAIQQTECFQAALQFARTEGIIPAPEPTHAIAAAIREALECKKTGEEKIILMAMCGHGHFDLASYEMYLRGDMVDLSHPAEKLEASLAAVPKI